A window of Streptomyces sp. DG1A-41 contains these coding sequences:
- a CDS encoding glycosyl hydrolase, with amino-acid sequence MPAPTRRRRWLTICAITASAGLVAIPASAAPGQNNSPFGARTLARLAAEREQSVGVMSPRLKDEGGDDGNEADEIAEGANQYAEARTSPGIVAPGAYGAAWDNLTNLPSTGGDWRNITDLPYNSDDPRYRDIDSNSSGGSGNVTGRMAAIAADDGGYVYAGSAGGGVWRSRSGGGHWQPISDRLPSQSTGALALDGAGQLWLGTGEATTNADAYLGSGVYVLSHPHHGTFSARSRVGGDELESTTVHQLRFGGGKVWAATSKGVWSHSAKRLKGAWKLEFAPNPDSLPGGSKADDPDAPYKNIANDIAIDPKDPRKVVLAVGWRSGDDYNGFYTKGTDGTWTRITSGLGDLPADADDVGNVTFARSADGSRYYAIDQSPEQLNTNPDSGLEGIYVSKSGSPNGPWSKIADYKGLAADNSALTTSGYMPGVQAWYNQFLTVDPANAEHVYAGLEEVYETKDGGSNWSAVGPYWNFGFSCWSIDPAEQTGDCNQTTHSDQHGVAIGRYHGKSFVYVGNDGGVYKRPVNGSQDASGHATDWTSLNDGTIDTLQYYSVGVGKDLDHGGLSVTGGLQDNGQSILRSNDEVMGSNFGGDGGDTITDPANGCDIAEEYVYLSIQVTQNCAVNDGGWVDDAAKATSYDVAPADNATSEARFIAPLAADAKNSSTWIAGGRHIWVQTHGYAIRSGDEWTSVYDLGAGRTATAVAASGGKVYAAWCGPCNNQGFARGIAVGNADGTGWHDITLPVDGTVPNRYLSGFAIDPKNADHVYLTVNGFSRQWTEGPGAGVGHVFESTDGGTTWKDISKSLPDVPADSAIVMPNGGLAVATDLGVVHRAPGRTTWQRVGDLPAVAVLQLRLSPDGSTLYAATHGRGIYTIKVRDFD; translated from the coding sequence GTGCCAGCACCGACCCGTAGAAGACGATGGCTGACGATCTGCGCCATCACCGCGTCCGCCGGACTCGTCGCGATACCCGCAAGCGCCGCGCCCGGTCAGAACAACAGCCCCTTCGGAGCACGCACGCTCGCCCGACTCGCCGCCGAACGCGAGCAGTCGGTGGGCGTCATGAGCCCCAGACTGAAGGACGAAGGCGGCGACGACGGCAACGAGGCCGACGAGATAGCCGAGGGCGCCAACCAGTACGCCGAGGCCCGCACCTCGCCCGGCATCGTCGCGCCGGGCGCGTACGGGGCCGCCTGGGACAACCTCACCAACCTGCCGAGCACGGGCGGTGATTGGCGCAACATCACCGACCTGCCGTACAACTCCGACGACCCGCGCTACCGGGACATCGACTCCAACTCCAGCGGCGGATCGGGCAACGTCACCGGCCGCATGGCGGCGATCGCGGCCGACGACGGCGGGTACGTCTACGCGGGCAGCGCGGGCGGCGGCGTGTGGCGGTCCCGCTCCGGCGGCGGGCACTGGCAGCCGATCAGCGACCGGCTGCCCTCGCAGTCCACCGGCGCGCTCGCACTCGACGGGGCCGGGCAGCTGTGGCTGGGCACCGGGGAGGCGACGACCAACGCTGACGCGTACCTCGGCAGCGGCGTCTATGTCCTGTCCCACCCGCACCACGGCACGTTCTCCGCCCGCAGCCGGGTCGGCGGCGACGAGCTGGAGTCCACCACCGTCCACCAGCTGCGCTTCGGCGGCGGCAAGGTGTGGGCGGCGACCAGCAAGGGCGTGTGGAGCCACTCCGCCAAGAGGCTGAAGGGCGCCTGGAAGCTGGAGTTCGCGCCCAACCCCGACTCTCTGCCGGGCGGTTCGAAGGCCGACGACCCCGATGCCCCGTACAAAAACATCGCCAACGACATCGCGATCGACCCCAAGGACCCGCGCAAGGTCGTCCTCGCGGTGGGCTGGCGCAGCGGCGACGACTACAACGGCTTCTACACCAAGGGCACGGACGGCACCTGGACCCGGATCACCAGCGGCCTCGGCGACCTGCCCGCCGACGCGGACGACGTCGGCAACGTCACCTTCGCCCGCTCCGCCGACGGCTCCCGCTACTACGCCATCGACCAGTCACCGGAGCAGCTGAACACCAACCCGGACAGCGGCCTGGAGGGCATCTACGTCTCCAAGTCCGGCTCGCCCAACGGCCCCTGGTCGAAGATCGCCGACTACAAGGGCCTGGCCGCCGACAACTCGGCGCTGACGACCAGCGGTTACATGCCGGGCGTGCAAGCCTGGTACAACCAATTCCTTACTGTCGATCCGGCGAACGCGGAGCACGTGTACGCGGGCCTGGAGGAGGTTTACGAGACCAAGGACGGCGGCAGCAACTGGTCGGCCGTCGGCCCGTACTGGAACTTCGGCTTCTCCTGCTGGAGCATCGACCCGGCCGAGCAGACCGGTGACTGCAACCAGACCACCCACTCCGACCAGCACGGCGTCGCGATCGGCCGCTACCACGGCAAGAGCTTCGTGTACGTCGGCAACGACGGCGGCGTCTACAAGCGCCCGGTCAACGGTTCCCAGGACGCCTCCGGGCACGCCACCGACTGGACCTCCCTCAACGACGGCACCATCGACACCCTTCAGTACTACTCGGTGGGCGTCGGCAAGGACCTGGACCACGGCGGCCTCTCCGTCACCGGCGGCCTCCAGGACAACGGCCAGTCCATCCTGCGCAGCAACGACGAGGTGATGGGCTCCAACTTCGGCGGCGACGGCGGCGACACGATCACCGACCCGGCCAACGGGTGCGACATCGCCGAGGAGTACGTCTACCTCTCCATCCAGGTGACCCAGAACTGTGCCGTGAATGACGGCGGTTGGGTCGACGACGCCGCCAAGGCCACGTCGTACGACGTCGCCCCGGCCGACAACGCCACCAGCGAGGCCCGCTTCATCGCCCCGCTCGCGGCCGATGCGAAGAACTCCTCGACATGGATCGCGGGCGGCCGGCACATCTGGGTGCAGACCCACGGCTACGCCATCCGCAGCGGCGACGAGTGGACCAGCGTGTACGACCTCGGCGCCGGCCGCACCGCGACCGCCGTCGCGGCCTCGGGCGGCAAGGTGTACGCGGCCTGGTGCGGCCCCTGCAACAACCAGGGCTTCGCCCGCGGCATCGCCGTCGGCAACGCGGACGGCACCGGCTGGCACGACATCACCCTGCCCGTGGACGGGACGGTGCCCAACCGCTACCTCAGCGGCTTCGCCATCGACCCGAAGAACGCCGACCACGTCTACCTCACGGTCAACGGCTTCTCCCGGCAGTGGACCGAGGGGCCCGGCGCCGGTGTCGGCCATGTCTTCGAGTCCACCGACGGCGGCACCACCTGGAAGGACATCTCCAAGAGCCTCCCCGATGTGCCGGCCGACTCCGCGATCGTCATGCCGAACGGCGGCCTCGCCGTCGCCACCGACCTCGGCGTCGTCCACCGGGCGCCGGGCCGTACGACCTGGCAGCGCGTGGGTGACCTCCCGGCCGTCGCCGTGCTCCAGCTGAGGCTGAGCCCGGACGGCAGCACCCTGTACGCGGCCACCCACGGACGCGGCATCTACACGATCAAGGTGCGCGACTTCGACTGA